In Ischnura elegans chromosome 6, ioIscEleg1.1, whole genome shotgun sequence, one genomic interval encodes:
- the LOC124160547 gene encoding U4/U6.U5 tri-snRNP-associated protein 2 yields the protein MEDRTEEPASKKRKYEEEDDDDEPEYQPRPKAVVHRLCPYLDTINRQVLDFDFEKLCSISLSRINVYACLVCGKYFQGRGTNTHAYLHSVGESHHVYLNLLTLKFYCLPDNYEIIDSSLDDIKYVLNPTFTQEQIDALDVSDKLSRAIDGTMYLPGIVGLNNIKANDYCNVILQALSHVAPLRNYFLRESNYAKVKRPPGDSSFLLVQRFGELMRKLWNPRNFKAHVSPHEMLQAVVLWSRKKFQFTEQGDPIEFLSWFLNALHFALNGTKKPKSSVVYRTLLGSMRIYTRKIPPIELEERQREALLTTQEYAETSADSPFLYLTCDLPPPPLFKDEFRENIIPQVNLYTLLTKFNAQSEKEYKTYKENFMKRFEITKLPPYLILYIKRFTKNTFFVEKNPTIVNFPIKNVDFGDILTPEVKAKHIHTNYDLVANIVHDGEPGKGTYRVHVLHKGTGQWYEMQDLHVTDILPQMITLTEAYIQIYELKT from the exons ATGGAGGATCGTACGGAAGAGCCCGCAAGCAAGAAGAGAAAATATGAAGAAGAGGACGACGATGATGAGCCTGAATATCAACCGA gaCCAAAGGCTGTTGTTCATCGCCTCTGCCCTTACCTTGATACTATAAATAGACAAGTACTAGATTTCGATTTCGAGAAGTTATGCTCAATCTCTCTTTCTAGGATAAATGTCTATGCTTGTCTTGTGTGTGGGAAATACTTTCAAG GAAGAGGAACAAACACTCATGCATATCTTCACAGCGTTGGAGAGAGTCACCATGTTTATTTAAATCTACTCACTCTTAAATTCTACTGCTTGCCTGACAACTATGAAATCATTG ATTCTTCCTTGGATGACATAAAGTATGTCTTGAATCCAACGTTTACTCAAGAACAAATAGACGCATTGGATGTGAGTGATAAGCTATCTCGGGCTATTGATGGAACTATGTATTTACCTGGAATTGTTGGTTTGAATAACATAAAAGCCAACGACTACTGCAATGTTATTTTGCAG gcTTTATCTCATGTGGCACcattaagaaattattttctacgCGAGAGCAATTATGCCAAAGTTAAGCGCCCTCCTGGTGACAGCTCTTTCTTGCTAGTGCAACGATTTGGGGAATTAATGAGGAAACTGTGGAATCCGAGGAACTTCAAGGCACATGTTTCTCCACATGAAATGTTACAAGCTGTAGTTTTATGGAGCAGGAAGAAGTTTCAATTCACTGAGCAAG GTGATCCCATTGAATTCTTATCTTGGTTCTTGAATGCTCTTCACTTTGCACTCAACGGAACCAAGAAGCCCAAGTCATCAGTAGTTTATCGAACTCTCCTTGGTTCCATGAGGATATATACCCGTAAGATACCTCCAATTGAATTGGAAGAGCGTCAGAGGGAGGCCTTGCTGACAACACAGGAGTATGCGGAAACATCAGCTGACTCTCCTTTCCTCTATTTGACTTGTGATCTGCCCCCTCCACCTCTCTTCAAGGATGAgttcagagaaaatatcattccacAA GTTAATTTGTACACTCTTCTTACAAAGTTTAATGCCCAGTCTGAAAAGGAGTATAAAACCTACAAAGAAAACTTTATGAAAAGGTTTGAAATCACCAAACTTCCTCCTTATTTGATTCTGTACATAAAG AGATTCACCAAGAACACTTTCTTTGTGGAGAAAAATCCTACCATTGTGAATTTTCCTATTAA gaatGTTGACTTTGGAGATATATTAACTCCAGAAGTTAAGGCAAAGCATATTCATACTAACTATGACCTGGTGGCTAACATTGTGCATGATGGTGAACCAGGAAAAGGGACTTATCGCGTTCATGTGTTGCACAAG GGAACTGGCCAATGGTATGAAATGCAGGATCTTCATGTCACGGACATTCTACCTCAAATGATAACTCTGACAGAAGCATATATACAG ATATATGAGCTGAAGACGTGA